Proteins from a single region of Nodularia sp. LEGE 06071:
- a CDS encoding DUF2808 domain-containing protein, whose amino-acid sequence MQNLQFPGFKGKLPLRLLSALALTSFVLAGFPVINEAQSSEGLVLFGGVNSENRLSYSFDFGGNANSWDRVRLRISAKKMNLAAAQFAVSYPDYYKGTFNPNKIEVKVGGKKVPLTEVKWNKEARLLEIFPEEPVPAGQEVELVISDMRTPAFGGMYHFNCQILSPGDVPMLRYVGTWLLSIS is encoded by the coding sequence ATGCAAAATTTACAATTTCCAGGTTTTAAGGGCAAATTGCCTCTGAGACTGCTTTCGGCTTTAGCCTTAACTAGCTTTGTGCTGGCTGGTTTTCCAGTGATCAATGAAGCGCAAAGCTCAGAGGGACTCGTACTATTTGGCGGTGTCAATAGCGAAAATAGGCTATCCTACAGCTTCGATTTTGGTGGCAATGCTAATAGCTGGGATCGAGTCAGACTCAGAATATCAGCTAAGAAGATGAATTTAGCAGCAGCTCAGTTTGCCGTTAGCTATCCAGATTATTACAAAGGCACTTTCAACCCCAACAAGATTGAGGTAAAAGTTGGAGGCAAAAAAGTTCCCCTGACTGAAGTGAAGTGGAACAAAGAAGCTCGCCTACTGGAAATTTTTCCGGAAGAGCCAGTACCAGCAGGACAAGAGGTTGAGTTAGTCATCTCTGATATGCGAACCCCGGCCTTTGGCGGGATGTATCATTTTAACTGCCAAATTCTCTCTCCTGGGGATGTCCCAATGCTGCGGTATGTGGGAACCTGGCTTTTAAGTATCTCTTAA
- a CDS encoding Re/Si-specific NAD(P)(+) transhydrogenase subunit alpha, with the protein MKIAVAKEIEVCERRVALNPDTVAKLIKQGLEVSVETGAGERSYFSDSAYEAAGATIISDTAKLWGEADILLKVSPPQERENGGSEVELLREGAVLISFLNPLANPAVAQELANRQITAFSMEMIPRTTRAQSMDALSSQASLAGYKAVLIAAAALPKYFPMLTTAAGTIAPAKVFIMGAGVAGLQAIATARRLGAVVEAFDIRPAVKEEVQSLGAKFVEVKLEEETTAAGGYAKEISEASKQRTQEVVAEHVKNADVVITTAQVPGRKAPRLVTEEMVAQMKPGSVIVDLAADQGGNCACTEAGKDIVWNGVTIIGPINLPSSMPIHASQLYSKNLTSLVQLLVKDKALQIDFADDIVNAACITHAGEIRNQRVRDALQALSPQIGTH; encoded by the coding sequence ATGAAAATAGCGGTTGCTAAAGAAATTGAAGTTTGTGAACGACGGGTAGCATTAAACCCTGACACTGTTGCCAAATTAATCAAACAGGGTTTGGAAGTATCGGTGGAAACAGGTGCGGGAGAACGCTCTTATTTTAGTGATTCTGCCTACGAAGCAGCAGGAGCCACAATTATCAGTGATACTGCTAAATTATGGGGTGAAGCAGATATTCTCTTAAAAGTTAGCCCACCGCAAGAGCGCGAAAATGGTGGTTCAGAAGTGGAATTACTGCGGGAAGGGGCGGTATTAATCAGCTTCCTCAATCCTTTGGCAAATCCCGCAGTGGCGCAAGAATTGGCAAATCGCCAAATTACAGCTTTTAGTATGGAGATGATCCCCCGTACTACGAGGGCGCAAAGTATGGATGCTTTGTCTTCCCAAGCTTCACTAGCAGGTTACAAGGCAGTATTAATCGCCGCAGCTGCATTGCCGAAGTATTTCCCGATGCTGACCACAGCCGCCGGCACGATCGCCCCAGCTAAAGTATTTATTATGGGTGCTGGTGTGGCCGGATTACAAGCGATCGCCACAGCCAGACGCTTGGGTGCAGTAGTCGAAGCCTTTGATATTCGTCCCGCCGTGAAAGAAGAAGTCCAAAGTCTGGGGGCTAAATTCGTCGAAGTCAAACTCGAAGAAGAAACCACCGCAGCTGGTGGCTATGCGAAAGAAATTTCTGAAGCTAGTAAACAACGGACTCAGGAAGTTGTCGCCGAACACGTCAAAAATGCCGATGTGGTGATTACTACCGCCCAAGTACCTGGAAGAAAAGCGCCAAGGCTGGTTACAGAGGAAATGGTGGCACAAATGAAACCGGGTTCGGTGATAGTGGATTTAGCCGCAGATCAGGGTGGTAACTGCGCCTGCACGGAAGCTGGTAAAGATATTGTCTGGAATGGGGTCACAATTATTGGCCCGATCAATTTGCCCTCGTCAATGCCAATTCACGCGAGTCAGTTGTATTCTAAGAACCTGACATCTTTGGTGCAATTATTAGTCAAGGACAAAGCTTTACAGATAGACTTTGCTGACGACATCGTAAATGCAGCTTGTATTACCCACGCTGGGGAAATTCGCAATCAACGGGTGCGGGATGCGCTACAGGCTTTGAGTCCTCAGATTGGTACACATTAA
- a CDS encoding NAD(P) transhydrogenase subunit alpha, protein MTEALLAALFVFVLASFIGFEVINKIPPTLHTPLMSGSNAISGIAVLGAIVAAGEKNTSVSVILGLIAVVLATINVVGGFLVTDRMLQMFKKKEVKA, encoded by the coding sequence ATGACAGAGGCATTACTTGCTGCTTTGTTTGTATTTGTTCTGGCATCTTTTATTGGCTTTGAAGTCATCAACAAAATCCCACCGACTTTACACACGCCTTTAATGTCCGGCTCAAATGCCATTTCTGGGATTGCGGTATTGGGGGCAATTGTGGCTGCTGGGGAGAAAAATACCAGTGTGTCTGTGATTCTCGGTTTAATTGCTGTGGTACTGGCGACAATTAACGTTGTCGGTGGTTTTCTCGTCACAGATCGGATGTTGCAAATGTTCAAGAAAAAGGAAGTTAAGGCGTGA
- a CDS encoding NAD(P)(+) transhydrogenase (Re/Si-specific) subunit beta has translation MSDFLPTGIQLTYLVAASLFILGLKKLGSPATARNGNVIAAVGMLLAIVATLLDQQVLNYEMILLGLAIGSGIGAIAAYKVQMTEMPQMVGLLNGLGGAASALIAVAEFWRLLAASEPIPLDVNISILLDVLIGGVTLTGSFVAFAKLQGLISGSPIKLPFQQPFNLLLLVGYIVGSAYLIITPDSLPIFFGVVGVSLVLGVMFVLPIGGGDMPVVISLLNSLSGIAAAAAGFVVMNNMLIIAGALVGASGLILTQIMCKAMNRSLFSVLFGAFGGAVAGGAGGATGATGDQTVRSIDAEEGAMMLGYARSVVIVPGYGMAVAQAQHTVRELADQLERMGVDVKYAIHPVAGRMPGHMNVLLAEANVAYTQLYDMDDINPQLEAADVALVIGANDVVNPAARSDVNSPIYGMPILEVDRAKQTIVIKRGMSTGFAGVDNELFYKEKTTMLFGGAKDMVSKLVSEVKQL, from the coding sequence GTGAGCGATTTTCTACCAACTGGGATTCAGCTGACGTACTTAGTCGCTGCATCGTTATTTATTCTGGGTTTGAAAAAACTCGGTTCTCCAGCTACAGCGCGCAATGGTAACGTCATCGCTGCTGTGGGAATGCTGCTGGCGATTGTCGCCACACTGTTAGATCAGCAGGTGTTGAACTATGAGATGATTTTGTTGGGCTTGGCGATTGGTTCCGGAATTGGTGCGATCGCAGCTTACAAAGTCCAAATGACAGAAATGCCCCAAATGGTGGGTTTACTCAATGGTTTAGGTGGTGCAGCTTCTGCACTGATCGCCGTTGCTGAATTTTGGCGGTTGCTCGCAGCTTCTGAACCCATTCCTTTGGATGTGAACATTTCCATTTTGCTGGACGTGTTAATCGGTGGTGTTACCTTAACCGGTAGTTTTGTCGCCTTTGCCAAATTGCAAGGTTTAATCAGTGGTTCACCGATTAAATTACCTTTCCAGCAACCATTTAACCTCTTACTTCTAGTTGGTTATATAGTCGGCAGTGCCTATTTAATCATCACACCCGATAGCTTACCCATATTCTTCGGAGTAGTGGGAGTTTCTTTAGTCTTGGGTGTCATGTTCGTTCTCCCCATTGGTGGGGGCGATATGCCTGTGGTAATTTCGCTGTTAAACTCCTTATCGGGGATAGCCGCCGCCGCAGCTGGTTTTGTGGTAATGAACAATATGTTGATTATCGCTGGCGCACTGGTGGGGGCTTCTGGCTTAATTCTCACCCAGATTATGTGTAAGGCGATGAATCGTTCTCTGTTCAGCGTGCTATTTGGTGCGTTTGGTGGGGCGGTTGCTGGCGGTGCTGGCGGTGCTACAGGTGCTACAGGCGATCAAACTGTTCGCAGCATCGATGCGGAAGAAGGCGCGATGATGTTGGGTTATGCCCGTAGCGTCGTAATTGTACCTGGTTATGGTATGGCTGTTGCTCAAGCGCAGCACACTGTGCGGGAATTGGCAGATCAATTAGAACGCATGGGTGTTGATGTTAAGTATGCCATTCACCCTGTAGCGGGAAGAATGCCAGGACACATGAATGTGTTATTGGCTGAGGCGAATGTCGCTTATACCCAGTTGTATGACATGGATGATATCAATCCTCAATTAGAAGCTGCGGATGTGGCTTTGGTAATTGGGGCCAATGATGTGGTAAATCCGGCGGCGCGTAGTGATGTGAATAGTCCAATTTATGGGATGCCTATTTTGGAAGTTGATCGCGCAAAACAGACAATTGTAATTAAGCGCGGGATGAGTACTGGTTTTGCCGGTGTAGATAATGAATTATTCTACAAGGAAAAAACAACGATGCTTTTTGGTGGCGCGAAGGATATGGTTTCTAAGTTGGTTTCGGAAGTGAAACAGCTTTAA
- a CDS encoding DUF4365 domain-containing protein, which translates to MTLSMDRNTQKEEFSYAYIQAVASVAGYTVELKRRAMDNAGVDVTIEVPGEIGETLFPKFDAQVKCTASQNIFHSSYIKFPLEIKNYQKLRHENPLTPQLLIVVLVPADVNGWMNISEEETLMKKCGYWISLKGRPITNNTTTITIDIPRTNLFTPSALSLIMSKIDLREDL; encoded by the coding sequence ATGACTTTATCAATGGACAGGAATACACAAAAGGAAGAATTTAGTTATGCGTATATACAAGCAGTTGCTTCGGTTGCGGGATATACGGTTGAACTCAAGCGAAGAGCTATGGATAATGCTGGAGTGGATGTAACTATTGAAGTACCTGGCGAAATCGGTGAAACATTATTTCCTAAATTTGATGCACAAGTAAAATGTACTGCTTCACAAAATATTTTTCATAGTAGCTATATTAAGTTTCCTCTAGAAATTAAAAATTATCAAAAATTAAGGCATGAAAACCCATTAACTCCCCAGTTATTAATTGTTGTTTTAGTCCCTGCTGATGTGAATGGCTGGATGAACATATCAGAAGAAGAAACTTTAATGAAAAAATGTGGATACTGGATTTCTCTTAAAGGAAGACCCATTACTAATAATACTACTACTATCACAATAGATATACCACGCACAAATTTATTTACGCCCTCTGCTCTTTCATTAATTATGAGTAAAATAGACCTGCGAGAAGATTTATGA
- a CDS encoding GAF domain-containing protein has protein sequence MTLPLSHSDKQKALSGVISRIRESLDIDTIFKTTVTEVRQLLNTDRVGVIRFYPELGWEGELIYEDVAQGWTSALTTKVHDHCFPAEFARLYQQGRIKVMADIYETGMSDCHIQMLEAFQVRANIASPLIKGPNLWGLLCIHQCSGPRQWNTSEIEFVQLIAEHLGVALQQADYLEQVKIQSAQLAEAKAREKAAEWQKTIAITIEKIRQTLDLKSIFHTSTAELRRLLNADRVAIYRFHPDWSGEFAFESVGEGWSSLMDEQLLQPKLNENISECSVKNLTKIPEIDTYLQDTAGGNFTRGVVYRICNDIYNAGFSDCYIQVLESYQAKAYVIMAIYQGQKLWGLLAVYQNTGTRYWQEDEVYLLTQVGTQLGVALQQAEFLQQMQTQAAQISKTAERQKALANTIEKIRQSLDINTIFQTTTQEVLRLLEVERVAIYRFYPDRNGEFVADSIVDGQTPKIQIQPLTESVLFFNNQGKKSPHHEVFVPISQGEELWGLLVAYQNSQPRYWQDEEINLLAQVGVQLGVALQQAESLQQVKKQAEKLAKAAKKERKAAQREKALAVTVEKIRQSLEIDTIFKAATQEVQRLLEVDRVTIYRFNSDWSGEFVAESLAPSLTSVPGILPMIADDYLQSTQGSDFANGKVLVIPDIEQINHTISQIPLTTPILVRALMIVPIFQGDQLWGLLAAYNIKPRNWQEEEKNLLVQIGNQLGVGIQQAELLEQTQRQKAAIAQTLKELKKAQSQLIQSEKMAGLGQLVAGIAHEINNPITFIYGNVNYVNEHTKNLLQLLNLYEQQYPEATGEIQKKAADLDLNFIVDDLPKILNSMIMGTNRISQLVVSLRSFSRLDESEMKPVDIHEGIDSTLLILKHRLQPPGNSFAVEVVKEYGDLPPVLCYAAQMNQVFMNIINNAIDSLEDAVANGTVTAPPQICICTEVIAQKRILIRIFDNGCGVPENVRSHIFEPFFTTKQPGKGTGLGLSISYQIVVEKHGGKIECVSEYGNGCEFWLEIPIKQSVR, from the coding sequence ATGACATTGCCTCTATCTCACAGCGACAAGCAGAAAGCCCTATCTGGAGTCATTTCCCGCATTCGTGAGTCTCTGGATATAGATACCATTTTTAAAACCACAGTCACTGAAGTCCGCCAACTTTTAAATACTGACCGAGTGGGGGTAATTCGTTTTTATCCAGAGTTGGGATGGGAAGGGGAATTAATCTATGAGGATGTGGCTCAAGGATGGACTTCGGCATTAACGACTAAAGTCCATGACCACTGCTTTCCGGCGGAGTTTGCTCGACTGTATCAGCAAGGTCGAATTAAAGTCATGGCTGATATCTATGAAACTGGTATGAGTGATTGCCATATCCAGATGCTAGAAGCCTTTCAAGTACGTGCCAACATAGCATCTCCTTTGATCAAGGGTCCAAATTTATGGGGATTGCTGTGTATTCATCAGTGTAGTGGACCTCGGCAATGGAACACATCAGAAATCGAGTTTGTCCAACTGATTGCAGAACATCTGGGCGTGGCTTTGCAGCAAGCAGATTACTTAGAACAAGTAAAAATCCAATCAGCACAACTAGCAGAAGCAAAAGCCAGAGAAAAAGCCGCAGAATGGCAGAAAACCATCGCCATCACCATCGAAAAAATTCGTCAAACTCTTGACCTGAAAAGTATTTTCCACACCAGTACAGCCGAATTACGGCGGTTGTTAAATGCTGACCGTGTAGCCATCTATCGCTTCCATCCAGATTGGAGTGGTGAATTTGCCTTTGAATCTGTGGGAGAAGGCTGGTCTTCCCTGATGGATGAGCAATTACTGCAACCAAAATTAAATGAAAATATTAGTGAATGTAGCGTCAAAAATTTAACTAAAATTCCAGAAATAGATACTTACTTACAAGATACAGCAGGTGGTAACTTTACTAGAGGTGTAGTCTATCGTATTTGTAATGATATTTACAATGCAGGTTTTAGCGACTGTTACATTCAAGTCTTAGAGAGTTATCAGGCAAAAGCTTATGTGATCATGGCTATTTACCAAGGTCAAAAACTCTGGGGCTTGTTAGCAGTCTACCAAAACACAGGAACTCGTTATTGGCAAGAAGATGAAGTCTATTTGCTCACCCAAGTTGGGACTCAACTCGGTGTAGCTTTGCAGCAAGCAGAATTTTTGCAACAAATGCAAACCCAAGCTGCACAAATCAGCAAAACTGCGGAAAGGCAAAAGGCGCTGGCGAACACGATCGAAAAAATCCGCCAATCTCTGGATATTAACACCATCTTTCAAACCACAACTCAAGAAGTTCTGCGGTTATTAGAAGTAGAACGAGTCGCGATTTATCGGTTTTACCCTGACCGGAATGGTGAATTTGTCGCTGATTCCATTGTTGATGGTCAGACCCCAAAAATTCAGATCCAACCTTTAACCGAAAGTGTTCTTTTCTTCAATAACCAAGGAAAGAAGTCCCCGCACCATGAAGTTTTTGTCCCCATTTCTCAAGGCGAGGAACTTTGGGGATTGTTAGTAGCTTATCAAAACTCCCAGCCCCGTTATTGGCAAGATGAAGAAATCAATTTGCTGGCACAAGTTGGTGTACAACTGGGGGTAGCATTACAGCAAGCCGAGTCTTTACAACAGGTAAAAAAGCAAGCCGAAAAACTGGCTAAAGCTGCCAAAAAAGAACGCAAAGCAGCACAAAGAGAAAAGGCTTTAGCTGTAACGGTGGAAAAAATTCGTCAGTCGTTGGAGATTGACACCATCTTTAAAGCTGCTACTCAAGAAGTTCAACGGCTATTAGAAGTTGATCGCGTCACCATCTATCGCTTCAATTCAGATTGGAGTGGCGAATTTGTCGCTGAATCATTAGCGCCTAGTTTAACATCAGTGCCAGGGATTTTGCCGATGATTGCAGATGACTATTTGCAATCAACCCAAGGGTCAGACTTTGCTAATGGTAAAGTGTTAGTGATTCCAGATATTGAGCAGATCAATCATACTATCAGTCAGATTCCCCTAACTACGCCCATATTAGTCAGAGCATTGATGATAGTGCCAATTTTTCAAGGCGATCAACTTTGGGGATTGTTAGCTGCATATAACATCAAACCTCGTAACTGGCAAGAGGAAGAGAAAAATTTGCTAGTACAGATTGGTAATCAATTAGGGGTAGGTATTCAGCAAGCAGAATTACTGGAACAGACTCAACGGCAAAAAGCAGCGATCGCACAAACTCTCAAAGAATTGAAAAAAGCTCAAAGCCAGTTAATTCAAAGTGAGAAAATGGCAGGCTTAGGACAGTTAGTGGCTGGGATAGCACATGAAATTAATAATCCCATTACCTTCATTTACGGTAACGTAAATTATGTTAATGAACATACTAAAAATTTATTGCAATTACTGAATCTTTACGAGCAACAGTATCCCGAAGCCACAGGCGAAATTCAAAAAAAAGCCGCAGATTTAGATTTAAATTTCATTGTTGATGACTTGCCGAAAATTCTGAATTCCATGATTATGGGAACAAATCGGATTTCTCAATTAGTTGTGTCTTTGCGGAGTTTTTCTCGCCTCGATGAATCAGAAATGAAGCCTGTTGATATTCATGAAGGCATTGATAGCACGCTCTTAATTTTAAAACATCGCCTGCAACCACCGGGTAATTCGTTTGCTGTGGAAGTAGTTAAAGAATATGGTGATTTACCGCCAGTGCTATGTTATGCAGCCCAGATGAATCAGGTATTTATGAATATCATAAATAATGCGATAGATTCCTTGGAAGATGCAGTAGCAAATGGCACAGTAACTGCACCGCCTCAAATTTGTATTTGTACAGAAGTGATCGCCCAGAAGAGGATTTTAATTAGGATTTTCGATAATGGTTGTGGTGTTCCTGAAAATGTGCGATCGCACATTTTTGAACCTTTCTTTACTACCAAGCAACCTGGTAAAGGTACGGGCTTAGGGCTATCTATTAGTTATCAAATTGTTGTAGAAAAACACGGTGGTAAAATCGAGTGTGTTTCCGAATATGGTAACGGTTGTGAGTTCTGGCTAGAAATTCCCATAAAACAGTCAGTTCGTTAA
- the petN gene encoding cytochrome b6-f complex subunit PetN: protein MATLTLGWVSLLVVFTWSIAMVVWGRNGL, encoded by the coding sequence ATGGCAACTTTGACACTGGGTTGGGTATCACTCTTGGTTGTGTTTACTTGGTCAATTGCAATGGTAGTTTGGGGACGTAACGGACTATAG
- a CDS encoding cytochrome P450 yields MVAPNPLKTPSFLQQLQWVANPVSYMEKAAQQYPDIFITRVVGFGKELVFVNHPQAVQEILTNDRKTFFAAGKENKLLHPLVGNYSTFMLDGDRHRKRRQLVMPSFHGDRMRSYGELITQITETVWSQLPTDQPFSTRNATQDISLQVILQTVFGVFEGERSQQLRTQLLLIADLFRSPFTSSFLFFPFLQKDLGAWSPWGKFLRDRQKLDQIIYAEIAERRQQNPENRIDILSLLMSAEDEAGNPMTDQELRDELMTLLLAGYETTATAIAWGLYLIQKHPEVREKLLQELDTLGDSPDPMSIFRLPYLTAVCNETLRIYPVAMLTFPRIVEEPVELLGYSLEPGTAVAGCIYLIHHREDLYPEPQQFKPERFLERQFSAYEFIPFGGGVRRCMGEALAIFEMKLVLATILSKYQLALADEQPEVPRRRGITLAPGRGVNMVITGKRPQKSPLSMVTN; encoded by the coding sequence ATGGTGGCACCCAATCCTCTGAAAACGCCCTCTTTTCTCCAGCAGTTACAGTGGGTGGCTAATCCTGTAAGCTACATGGAAAAAGCAGCCCAACAATATCCTGACATTTTCATAACTCGTGTGGTTGGTTTTGGTAAGGAATTGGTATTTGTGAACCATCCCCAGGCGGTGCAAGAAATTTTAACCAATGATCGTAAGACGTTTTTTGCTGCTGGTAAAGAGAATAAACTTTTGCACCCCTTAGTGGGAAACTATTCAACTTTTATGCTAGATGGCGATCGCCACAGAAAACGGCGACAATTAGTCATGCCATCTTTTCATGGCGATCGGATGCGAAGTTATGGTGAGTTAATTACTCAGATTACAGAAACGGTCTGGAGTCAATTACCCACAGATCAACCCTTCTCTACTCGCAACGCTACACAAGACATTTCCTTGCAAGTGATCTTACAGACTGTTTTCGGTGTGTTTGAGGGAGAACGCAGCCAACAACTGAGAACACAACTGCTATTGATAGCGGATCTATTTCGCTCACCTTTTACTTCTAGTTTTTTATTTTTTCCCTTCCTGCAAAAGGATTTAGGCGCTTGGAGTCCTTGGGGCAAGTTTTTAAGAGATAGACAGAAACTCGATCAGATAATTTACGCTGAAATTGCGGAACGCCGCCAGCAGAACCCTGAAAATCGAATTGATATCCTTTCCTTACTCATGTCAGCAGAAGATGAAGCCGGTAACCCCATGACAGATCAGGAGTTACGTGATGAGTTGATGACTCTGTTGTTGGCTGGATATGAAACCACAGCTACAGCAATAGCTTGGGGATTATATTTGATTCAAAAACACCCCGAAGTCCGAGAAAAACTGCTGCAAGAACTGGATACCCTTGGGGATTCACCAGACCCCATGAGTATTTTCCGGTTACCTTATCTGACAGCTGTTTGTAATGAAACTTTGCGGATTTATCCCGTGGCTATGTTGACGTTTCCGAGAATAGTAGAAGAACCTGTGGAACTCTTAGGATATTCTTTAGAACCGGGTACAGCAGTAGCTGGCTGTATCTATCTGATTCACCACCGTGAAGATTTATACCCAGAACCTCAGCAGTTTAAACCAGAGCGTTTTCTCGAACGTCAATTTTCTGCCTATGAATTTATCCCCTTTGGTGGCGGTGTGCGTCGCTGTATGGGCGAGGCTTTAGCGATATTTGAAATGAAGCTTGTATTGGCAACCATCTTGTCAAAGTATCAACTCGCATTGGCTGATGAGCAACCAGAAGTCCCCCGCCGTCGAGGTATTACCCTGGCACCTGGTCGTGGCGTGAATATGGTAATCACAGGTAAGCGACCTCAAAAATCTCCTCTGAGTATGGTCACGAATTAG
- a CDS encoding pyridoxal phosphate-dependent aminotransferase produces MKSLTSRMQAVQSPIIPVVGELIKNSPGTISLGQGVVSYNPPPEAIELLPQFLAESSNNLYKAVEGIPPLLAALAAKLQTFNGIVINQDNCIVVTAGSNMAFMNAILAITSPGDEIILNTPYYFNHEMAIAMASCRAVLVATDENYQLRPQAIAQAITPKTRAIVTISPNNPTGVVYSAAALQQVNQICGTHGIYHISDEAYEYFTYNGVKHISPGAFSGSREYTISLYSLSKAYGFASWRIGYMVIPQHLFIAVKKIQDTILICPPVVSQYAALGALQAKPEYLQENIGAIAQVREIVIDSLKRLKGLCSIAPANGAFYFFLKVQTQMDAFELVKRLIQEHQVAVIPGTTFGMKDGCYLRVAYGALQKDTAKAGIERLVQGLQVLVENEE; encoded by the coding sequence ATGAAATCCCTAACCTCCCGTATGCAGGCGGTACAGTCGCCAATCATTCCTGTGGTTGGGGAATTAATTAAAAATTCTCCCGGCACGATTTCTTTAGGACAGGGTGTTGTTTCATACAACCCACCGCCAGAAGCCATTGAACTTCTACCCCAATTCTTAGCGGAATCTTCTAATAATTTATACAAAGCTGTTGAGGGAATTCCCCCATTATTGGCAGCGCTGGCGGCAAAGTTGCAAACCTTCAACGGGATTGTGATTAATCAAGATAACTGCATTGTGGTGACTGCGGGAAGCAATATGGCGTTTATGAATGCTATTTTGGCGATTACTTCCCCAGGTGATGAAATTATCCTGAATACACCTTACTATTTCAATCATGAAATGGCGATCGCTATGGCGAGTTGTCGTGCAGTATTGGTAGCAACCGATGAAAATTATCAACTGCGTCCACAAGCGATCGCCCAAGCAATTACCCCAAAAACACGGGCTATAGTCACCATTTCCCCCAATAATCCCACCGGTGTTGTCTATTCCGCAGCGGCATTACAACAGGTAAATCAAATCTGTGGAACTCATGGCATTTACCACATTAGCGATGAAGCCTATGAATACTTTACCTACAACGGGGTCAAACACATTTCCCCTGGGGCATTCAGTGGTAGTAGAGAGTACACTATTTCCCTTTATAGCCTTTCCAAAGCCTATGGTTTTGCTAGTTGGCGGATTGGCTATATGGTAATTCCGCAACACTTGTTTATCGCCGTCAAAAAAATTCAAGATACAATTTTGATTTGTCCGCCAGTTGTTTCTCAGTATGCAGCGTTAGGAGCATTACAAGCCAAGCCAGAATATTTACAGGAAAATATAGGTGCAATTGCTCAAGTCCGAGAAATAGTCATCGATTCCCTAAAACGCCTCAAAGGTTTATGTAGCATAGCCCCTGCCAATGGCGCATTTTATTTTTTCCTCAAAGTTCAAACTCAGATGGATGCCTTTGAATTAGTTAAAAGGTTGATTCAGGAACATCAAGTAGCAGTCATTCCGGGTACAACCTTTGGGATGAAAGATGGATGTTATCTGCGGGTTGCCTATGGTGCGCTGCAAAAAGATACAGCCAAAGCAGGTATAGAAAGATTAGTACAAGGCTTACAGGTTCTAGTGGAAAATGAGGAGTAG
- a CDS encoding SDR family oxidoreductase, producing MTSASYIFLAGASRGVGREIAKCLTTEKLQVKALLRSEAAVSELESIGIQPVMGDALNVSDVERAILVDESIHTVISTIGGLPSEGERADYLGNKNLIDAAVKAGVQRFILVSSIGTGNSAGALPPQALATLGPVLIEKDKAEQHLIASGLIYTIIRPGGLKSAAATGNGILTEDPRIVGTIHRTDVAQLVCSCLNSQRSHNKILSAVDKNMLAGEPEFVEFSLD from the coding sequence ATGACAAGTGCATCTTACATTTTTCTCGCAGGCGCAAGTCGTGGTGTTGGTCGAGAAATTGCTAAATGTTTAACCACAGAAAAACTCCAGGTCAAAGCACTGCTGAGAAGCGAAGCTGCTGTGAGTGAATTAGAATCAATAGGCATTCAACCTGTAATGGGAGATGCTTTAAATGTCAGCGATGTCGAACGTGCAATACTTGTAGATGAGTCTATCCATACAGTTATTAGTACCATTGGCGGTTTACCTTCAGAAGGTGAAAGGGCTGATTACCTCGGTAACAAAAATCTCATTGATGCCGCAGTTAAAGCTGGAGTCCAAAGGTTTATTTTGGTTTCTTCCATTGGTACTGGAAATAGTGCGGGGGCTTTACCTCCTCAAGCTTTAGCAACACTGGGGCCTGTGTTAATTGAAAAAGACAAGGCTGAACAACACTTAATTGCTAGTGGACTCATTTATACAATTATTCGTCCTGGTGGATTGAAATCGGCAGCAGCAACAGGTAATGGGATTTTAACTGAAGATCCCCGAATTGTTGGCACTATTCATCGGACAGATGTCGCCCAGTTAGTTTGTAGCTGTTTAAATTCTCAGCGTTCTCACAATAAAATCTTGTCCGCAGTAGACAAAAATATGTTGGCTGGGGAACCAGAGTTTGTAGAATTTAGCTTAGATTAA